The genomic window CGGAATCCCAGAGCCTTCGCGCCTTCGAGGTCGAAGAGGTGCGCGGCGACCATCATGACTTCCTCCCCCTCGAGCCCCAGTCGCCGCAAGGCCATGCAGTAAACACGGGGGCTGGGCTTGTAGGCCCGGACGGTCTCGGGACCGAGCACCTGGTCCCACGGGAGGTTGGCATGACGGGCCAGCGCGATCGACAGGGCCGTGTTGGCGTTCGACAGGCAGGCCAGGAGGTAGCGTGACCGGAGGCGTTCCAGACCGGGTAACGTGTCCGGCCACGGATCCAGCCGACTCCATAGGCCGGACCAGCTCTCGTGCTCGGCCGGCGTCAGTCCCTTGATCCGGAACTCCTCGAGGACCTCGCCACCCGCCCGCCGCAGGATCTGGTCGAGGGGGAGCCATGGTCCCTGCCGATTCCTCGCCTCGGCGTATTTCCGGGCCCAGCGGTCGGCGACGGCCGTCCAGTCGACCTGGATTCCCTTCGCCGCGCCGAGTCGTTCCCCCTCGCGGATGATGGTGCCGCGCCAATCGACGGTCGTGCCGAACACGTCGAAGGTGAGTGCCCTGATGTCGCCGTGCTGCATCGGGAAAGAGCCCCCCTGGAACCACTCCGATCGTGCTCGGCCGCCTGGGCTGGGTAGCCCCTACTCCGCCTGGGCGTGCCCGGCTACGGTAGTCCGGATCGCGCCGCCCGGATCGCCACTCCTCGTCGCCGAAGGCGCCGGAGATCGTCGCGTCCGCCATCGGGCGCCGGCCCTCGTGAAGCGGGTTCACGCCCGCAGGAAGCCGACCAACGCCTCGGCGACGGCCTCGGGGTTCTCCTCGGCGATCCAGTGCCCGGCCGCGGGGATCGCCCGCACGGTCGCGTGCTCGGCCACCTCCTTCATCATGGGCTCGTCGGCGCCCGGGGCAAGGACGCTGTGCGCGCCGCCAAGGGACAGGACCGGCATCCGGAGTCGCCCCCGCGCCTCCAGGGCCGCCCGGTTGTCCTCCGCGTCTTTGTCGAACGCGCGGAAGACCTCGAAGCCCGCGCGCATGGCGCCCGCCGAGGCGAAGGCCTCGGCGTACCGCGCCCGATCCTCGAGGCTGATCGCGCCGGGGTTGAACGCCAGCCGGTCGTAGAAGCTGTCGATGTAGGCCCGCTCGCGGCCGAAGGTGAGCGCCTCGGCGAGGTTGTCCCCCGCGTTGTGGAAGGAGAAATGCCAGAGCGGGTCGCCCGCCAGCCGGGTCTTGCCGACGACCTCGTCGTAGGTGCGGGTGCCGGGCAGCGGGGCCTCGCACAGCGACAGGTGCGAGACGTCGTCCGGGAATTGGAGGGCGAACGCGAAGGCGACCATGCTGCCGATGTCGTGGCCGACCACGGCCAGCGGGCCCTCGATCTTCAGGTGCTCGCGGACGAGCGCGCGGAGGTCGGCGGCCATCGTCCGCTTGTCGTAGCCGGCCGTCGGCTTGCTCGAGCGGCCCGCGCCCCGATAGTCGGGGACGACCACGCGGAACCCGGCGGCCGCCAGCGGCCCGACCACGTGACGCCACTGCCACCCGTTCTGCGGATAGCCGTGGATCAGCAGGGCCGTCGCCTCCCCCTCGCCCCCGAGGCCGTAGTGGATGCGAACGTCGGACGAAAGCTGGGCGATGCCGTGCGATAAGGGCGCGTCCATCGGCGGTGCTCCGGTGAAGAAGTCGGGATCTTCCCGATGTCCTCTGACTTGTCTCGTTGGCGAGCTCGCCAGGCCTTGCGGGATTATCGGCCGACCAGGTCAGGGCGTGCGAGCCGAGGAGGAGTCCCACTCCCCGGACCCCCGGAAGTCCTCCGGTGGGTCATCAAGGTGCCCCGGGGAGAGGACCGACCCTCGCAGCGTGCCGGGGCGGGGGATGGGCCGATCCTCGGCGGAGGGGACGGGCAACACCCGGCGGGCGACGGGACGATCGCCGTCGATGATGAGGTCCTCCTCGCCGGAAGCCAGGCGATGGACCAGATCGGATACAGTCGCCTGGGCCTGCTGGAGCGTGATCGTGGACATGGCCCGGCCTCCGTCGGATCAGCTTGAACTCCGGGGCGATCCCCTGCTCTGGGGTTACCCATCCGATGATCGCTTGCGGAGAAGCAGACGGCAACCACGGCGGTCCGCTTCCCGACTGGGGATCACCTCCAGGGCCTTCGAGATGGATCGGAAAGCACCAGGCTGACTGCTCAACTTTGCCGAAACACCGGAAATTACGGCGACGGACTGTTCCGGAGTCCTCGGCATCGCGTCGCTCCGCCGGGCCGCGAGCCGGAACATGCTCATGTTCGCAAGCCACCCGGGGGGGCGGGCGCGATCTCTTTGGGGACATGGCTTTGGGGTCCTGGTTCCTCTTGACGTGTTTCGCCCCGCCGCCCCGCCAGGCTGAGAGCCAGTTGAAAGCAACTTTGGGCGGGGGCGAGAGATTTGCCACAGCGAGCCGGGCGCTTGATGAAATCGCCTGGGCAAGGCCGTGGAGCCTCCGACCGAGGACGGGAGATGGATCATGTGCAACAAGTCGCTGCGCGCGCCCGAATTGGCATGCCCCTCGTGGCACGAGATCGGTCGGGCGATCCATCGCGACGACTCCGAGGACCCGGCGAGGGCCGCGTATGAACTCGGCCGGCGTGTCAACTCCAGGCCGGAGGGCCATTTCTGCCTGGAATGCCGGACGGAGGTGGATGGCCCCGTTCGCCCTCCTCATCTGGCATGTTCCACAGGAGGCGATCCGTATGTCCCCCCGCGAGTCGCTCCTCCTTTTCGGGCCGATCCGGTGCCTCATTTAGGTCGAATCATCACGCGGGACGGCTTGGATGTTTGTTGATTCCTTCCACCTCTGATTTGACGTGGGGCGGGCGATGACCTTGGGTTTCTACGGGACTCGCGCGAGACCTTTCGACCGCCTGGCCGGCCAGCCGAGCCGCGACCAGGAGGGCAGCTCCGGCGGGTTCAGTCCGCCGGTGATCCGGGCCCCTCGGACGCCTCGGCTCATACGCACCGCGGCGGGAAGCCGGTCGAATGCGTCCCTCCCGGCAAGCCGCCCACGGCCATCGGCCCGGGGATGCGCGGGCGATCGCCGTCGCCCTCACACCACGCGATCCTCTCCACCGTCAAGGACGATCAGGCAAATGATGAGGAGGTAGGCAGTGGTCGGTCACCGATCTCCCAGCATTGGAGGGCCACGCGATCCCGGCCGCCGTCACG from Aquisphaera giovannonii includes these protein-coding regions:
- a CDS encoding haloacid dehalogenase type II yields the protein MQHGDIRALTFDVFGTTVDWRGTIIREGERLGAAKGIQVDWTAVADRWARKYAEARNRQGPWLPLDQILRRAGGEVLEEFRIKGLTPAEHESWSGLWSRLDPWPDTLPGLERLRSRYLLACLSNANTALSIALARHANLPWDQVLGPETVRAYKPSPRVYCMALRRLGLEGEEVMMVAAHLFDLEGAKALGFRTAFVRRAGEDAGDPTKAPYVDLIAEDLQDLARQLSR
- a CDS encoding alpha/beta fold hydrolase, which produces MDAPLSHGIAQLSSDVRIHYGLGGEGEATALLIHGYPQNGWQWRHVVGPLAAAGFRVVVPDYRGAGRSSKPTAGYDKRTMAADLRALVREHLKIEGPLAVVGHDIGSMVAFAFALQFPDDVSHLSLCEAPLPGTRTYDEVVGKTRLAGDPLWHFSFHNAGDNLAEALTFGRERAYIDSFYDRLAFNPGAISLEDRARYAEAFASAGAMRAGFEVFRAFDKDAEDNRAALEARGRLRMPVLSLGGAHSVLAPGADEPMMKEVAEHATVRAIPAAGHWIAEENPEAVAEALVGFLRA
- a CDS encoding type II toxin-antitoxin system Phd/YefM family antitoxin, with translation MSTITLQQAQATVSDLVHRLASGEEDLIIDGDRPVARRVLPVPSAEDRPIPRPGTLRGSVLSPGHLDDPPEDFRGSGEWDSSSARTP